The Paenibacillus sophorae genome has a segment encoding these proteins:
- a CDS encoding bifunctional DNA primase/polymerase — translation MGLAQSGFLILPVCSHDHSDASEQHRRTCNRPGKAPLISDWKNRATNNLEQIETWFNKRPNSNAGLVLGTASRIVAIDVDGDFGRAKLEELSCGDLPPTWRYPTPGGGERYLYQAPPNCPCKKKNFSSSTDHHEALELLGDGQYTVIPGSVHPNGGRYAWAEGGSPDDLPLAPAPDWMARLMNPAYITDHFFDDDVEEDASISSQGTVYEDVSEELHPRPALVKNHSLRGPSTASSQTTIAEVPFLDRTPTLQSLTKGCRKLQGIVDAQSDYGCSEDEWFTTASLLSRAGAPDEAQVFSEASNKHSARSEARLAKIATDAEAKSFGPPRCAAFGCSEAQVKACFGSVRLKDGLVFNSPAELLRRAEPKPLEVIESKLAGTPYRIKGGKVGDVTFDKNGEESFRPIANFVAFASSVVLLDDGAEKQHFFKIEGLSLDTGKPLRTLEVRQDAFEAMNWIFDWGMRANLEPGLAAKQKMRHLTQLLSKEAETKSVYAHLGFRQFPEGWRYLHGGGCVGKENVEVRLDKRLEKYVLPEPDRSLRGPIQASLNLLNVAKPEVTMPLLAAVFLSPLCEALRQGGIEPAFLLWLYGVTGTRKSTLSALFLSHFGPFTPKSPPASFKDTANSLEKRAFDCKDSLLWIDDFHPSASSAEARKMEQIAQFLIRSYGDRVGRGRMKADSSLRTDYAAKGIALVTGEQQIDGHSSNARVQGVELRPRDIDLAKLTIAQRQSSLLAHTMAGYVAWVGERMSEPGFVDGLRRTFHERRDLALPGQSHGRLAENAAWLFLGWDTLLEFAVAEGALMDTERQDHLKEGWSTLLSLSEQQSEQVLDSRPGENFLSIVGALLHNGSLYTLPANAAERKQHEDLTPRGTHVGWHDKKRFFFLPDVLYNEVSAFLSKQQEQIPLKKTDLWRQLQIDGLLEPEVSNENGREKIKRVRRKVLDGSRIQTIWIKRDAIVEGDTETEERERSREAAVKRPQPRGDLFET, via the coding sequence ATGGGGCTGGCCCAGAGTGGGTTTCTCATTCTACCAGTATGCTCTCACGATCACTCTGATGCCAGTGAACAGCACCGAAGGACGTGCAACCGCCCGGGCAAAGCCCCGTTGATTTCGGACTGGAAGAACCGAGCTACTAATAATTTAGAACAGATCGAAACTTGGTTCAACAAACGCCCAAACTCCAATGCCGGACTGGTACTTGGCACTGCCTCAAGGATTGTCGCCATCGACGTGGACGGCGATTTCGGGAGAGCCAAACTGGAGGAACTGTCTTGCGGCGACCTGCCGCCCACTTGGAGATACCCTACGCCGGGTGGAGGCGAACGATACCTCTACCAAGCCCCTCCCAATTGTCCCTGCAAGAAGAAGAATTTCTCTTCAAGCACCGACCACCACGAGGCGCTGGAGCTGTTGGGTGATGGACAGTACACCGTCATTCCCGGTTCTGTCCACCCGAACGGCGGACGCTACGCGTGGGCGGAAGGCGGAAGCCCGGATGATTTGCCGCTGGCCCCGGCACCGGATTGGATGGCAAGGCTCATGAATCCGGCTTACATCACAGACCACTTTTTTGACGATGACGTGGAGGAAGACGCCTCAATTTCCTCACAGGGGACCGTCTACGAAGACGTTTCAGAGGAACTGCACCCTCGGCCTGCACTTGTCAAGAACCACTCTTTACGTGGCCCCTCCACTGCTTCTTCACAAACAACAATCGCGGAGGTTCCTTTTCTGGACCGAACACCAACCCTCCAGTCACTGACCAAGGGTTGTCGCAAACTCCAGGGGATCGTCGATGCCCAAAGTGATTACGGGTGCAGCGAGGATGAGTGGTTCACGACCGCTTCCCTGCTCTCACGTGCCGGAGCACCGGATGAGGCTCAAGTCTTCTCAGAAGCTTCCAACAAGCACAGTGCACGCAGTGAAGCCAGACTGGCGAAGATAGCGACGGACGCGGAGGCTAAGTCCTTCGGTCCTCCCCGCTGCGCCGCCTTCGGCTGTTCGGAGGCTCAGGTGAAGGCCTGCTTCGGTTCCGTCCGTTTAAAAGACGGGCTGGTTTTCAATTCACCGGCGGAGCTTCTGCGCAGGGCGGAACCCAAACCGCTTGAAGTCATTGAAAGCAAGCTGGCGGGAACCCCCTACAGGATCAAGGGCGGCAAGGTCGGGGACGTGACATTCGACAAGAACGGCGAAGAGTCTTTTCGCCCCATCGCCAACTTTGTTGCCTTCGCCTCGTCCGTCGTTCTGCTGGACGACGGTGCGGAAAAGCAGCACTTTTTCAAGATTGAAGGGCTCTCCTTGGACACCGGCAAGCCCCTACGCACCCTCGAAGTCAGACAGGATGCTTTCGAGGCCATGAACTGGATCTTCGACTGGGGAATGAGGGCAAACTTAGAGCCGGGTCTTGCAGCCAAACAAAAGATGCGTCACCTCACCCAGCTTCTCAGCAAAGAAGCCGAGACAAAGAGCGTTTACGCCCACCTCGGATTTCGGCAGTTCCCCGAGGGTTGGCGGTACCTGCACGGCGGGGGCTGTGTGGGAAAGGAGAACGTGGAAGTTCGGCTGGACAAGCGCTTGGAGAAGTACGTACTGCCTGAGCCGGACCGTTCCCTTCGTGGACCGATTCAAGCTAGCCTGAATCTTCTGAATGTCGCCAAGCCCGAAGTCACGATGCCGCTCCTTGCGGCAGTCTTTCTGAGCCCACTTTGCGAAGCGCTCCGGCAGGGAGGCATTGAACCTGCCTTTCTACTTTGGCTGTACGGCGTGACCGGCACTCGCAAGTCCACGCTCTCGGCACTGTTCCTGAGCCACTTTGGCCCATTTACGCCCAAAAGCCCTCCGGCCAGTTTCAAGGACACGGCCAACTCGCTGGAGAAACGGGCCTTCGACTGCAAGGACTCCCTGCTGTGGATCGACGACTTCCACCCCAGCGCCAGTTCGGCAGAGGCCAGAAAGATGGAGCAGATTGCGCAGTTCCTGATCCGAAGCTACGGCGACCGGGTTGGCCGGGGCCGGATGAAAGCCGATTCATCACTGAGGACCGACTACGCCGCCAAGGGGATTGCACTTGTCACCGGGGAACAGCAGATTGACGGACATTCCAGCAACGCCAGGGTTCAGGGTGTGGAACTTCGTCCGAGGGACATCGACTTGGCGAAGCTGACCATCGCCCAGCGGCAAAGCAGCCTGCTGGCACACACAATGGCCGGGTACGTTGCCTGGGTGGGGGAACGGATGTCGGAACCCGGCTTTGTGGATGGACTTCGCCGTACGTTCCACGAACGGCGCGACCTGGCCCTGCCCGGGCAGAGTCACGGCAGACTGGCGGAAAATGCCGCCTGGCTGTTCCTGGGCTGGGACACCCTGCTGGAGTTCGCCGTTGCCGAGGGGGCTCTGATGGATACGGAGCGGCAAGACCACCTGAAGGAGGGATGGTCCACCCTTCTCTCCCTGTCCGAACAGCAGAGCGAGCAGGTTTTGGACAGCCGACCGGGTGAGAACTTCTTGTCCATTGTCGGTGCACTGCTGCATAACGGATCACTCTACACTCTCCCTGCGAACGCAGCCGAGCGTAAGCAGCACGAAGACCTGACCCCCAGGGGAACACACGTTGGCTGGCACGACAAAAAGCGCTTCTTCTTCCTGCCGGACGTGCTGTACAACGAGGTCAGCGCCTTCTTGTCCAAGCAGCAGGAGCAAATCCCGCTCAAAAAGACCGACCTCTGGCGGCAGCTCCAAATCGACGGCCTTCTAGAACCGGAAGTCAGCAACGAGAACGGCAGGGAAAAAATTAAACGCGTGCGGCGGAAGGTCTTGGACGGAAGCCGAATCCAAACGATTTGGATCAAGCGAGACGCGATTGTAGAGGGTGACACCGAGACGGAGGAAAGAGAGAGAAGCCGGGAAGCAGCTGTGAAACGGCCCCAACCAAGAGGCGATCTTTTTGAAACCTGA
- a CDS encoding recombinase family protein, with translation MKTKINAALYIRVSTEMQAKEGFSLEAQQEALLKHCRLIGATPFKVYVDAGRSGKSITGRPAMQEMLNDAGNGCFNQVMCTHLNRLSRNMNDLLSVLEALDKHKVGLYSLKEGFEPATPIGRFALQMMGAVAELEREQIVQNVRIGMQERSRQGN, from the coding sequence ATGAAAACCAAGATCAATGCCGCATTATATATCCGCGTGTCCACCGAGATGCAGGCTAAGGAAGGATTCAGCCTTGAAGCCCAACAGGAAGCACTTCTGAAACATTGCCGCTTGATCGGTGCTACCCCGTTCAAAGTTTACGTAGATGCTGGACGCTCAGGCAAGTCCATTACGGGTAGACCAGCCATGCAAGAAATGCTGAATGATGCTGGTAACGGATGCTTTAACCAAGTAATGTGCACTCACCTCAACCGCCTATCCCGCAATATGAACGATCTGCTATCGGTGCTGGAGGCCCTCGATAAACATAAGGTTGGACTCTACAGTCTAAAAGAAGGGTTTGAACCGGCTACGCCAATCGGACGCTTTGCACTACAAATGATGGGCGCAGTAGCTGAACTGGAAAGGGAACAGATTGTTCAAAATGTACGGATCGGAATGCAGGAGCGTAGTCGACAAGGGAATTGA
- a CDS encoding EcsC family protein, whose translation MRITQQAVNQALDWAYEKAVMGGIPGTSDAYELAEEFLQKKGELNDQISSLIRWQNTKSATSGFLTGLGGLVTLPAAIPANLASVIYIQLRMIAAIAIMSGRDVKEDQVRTMAYLCLCGNGIKDVLKDVGIVVGKKAAESALRGLSGKVLININKKVGFRLLTKFGTKGVINLSKMIPLVGGVTGAVFDGVSTNVVGNTARRLFNE comes from the coding sequence ATGAGAATTACACAGCAGGCTGTTAACCAAGCGTTAGACTGGGCATACGAAAAGGCGGTGATGGGAGGCATACCTGGTACAAGTGATGCCTACGAGCTGGCGGAGGAGTTTTTGCAGAAGAAAGGTGAATTAAACGACCAAATCAGTTCACTGATCCGGTGGCAGAACACAAAGAGCGCAACCAGCGGATTTCTGACGGGTCTTGGTGGGCTTGTCACCCTCCCTGCCGCAATCCCGGCGAATCTGGCATCAGTTATTTACATTCAGCTTCGAATGATCGCCGCTATCGCCATCATGTCTGGACGGGATGTGAAAGAGGACCAAGTTCGCACCATGGCTTACCTTTGCCTGTGCGGCAATGGGATCAAGGACGTTTTGAAGGATGTCGGCATTGTGGTAGGTAAAAAGGCAGCGGAGAGCGCGCTCAGAGGCTTATCTGGCAAGGTACTTATAAATATCAATAAGAAAGTCGGATTCCGTCTGCTTACCAAGTTCGGAACTAAAGGAGTCATCAACCTTTCCAAGATGATCCCGCTGGTTGGAGGGGTCACTGGTGCCGTATTTGATGGTGTCTCTACCAATGTAGTTGGCAACACTGCCCGTAGATTATTTAATGAATGA
- the radC gene encoding RadC family protein, whose amino-acid sequence MSKENAAKRIEFVTLRMVREKTSLLYPQRVIRKPEDAAELFRQLIGDCDREVFCVMTLDTKNQPTAFQTVSIGTLNASLVHPREVYKICMISNAASLMCFHNHPSGNPVPSSEDIEITERLRDSGTLLGIELLDHIILGDGNFVSMKERGLM is encoded by the coding sequence ATGAGCAAGGAGAATGCCGCCAAGCGGATTGAGTTTGTCACTCTGCGAATGGTCCGGGAAAAAACGTCCTTACTTTACCCTCAAAGGGTCATTCGTAAGCCGGAGGATGCTGCCGAGTTGTTCCGGCAACTCATCGGTGACTGTGATAGGGAAGTATTCTGCGTAATGACGCTGGACACCAAAAATCAGCCTACCGCGTTTCAAACCGTTTCCATCGGGACACTAAATGCTTCCCTTGTTCACCCACGGGAGGTCTACAAAATTTGTATGATTTCCAATGCTGCATCCCTAATGTGCTTCCATAATCATCCCTCTGGCAATCCGGTTCCCAGCTCGGAGGATATTGAGATTACTGAGCGCCTGCGTGACAGCGGAACGTTGCTAGGCATCGAGCTGCTCGACCACATCATCCTTGGGGACGGTAATTTCGTCAGCATGAAGGAACGGGGGCTGATGTGA
- a CDS encoding helix-turn-helix domain-containing protein, which translates to MKNTDIQVLVGAKLRYLRKIKGLSQKEAAERVGVTDVYWGAVERGSRNLSIQSLGKLASALEVTVWELFRFEELEIDTEIHEKRQVAQIAHSLLLTRSLGESKMALDVLRRIFETLDNEKKIK; encoded by the coding sequence TTGAAAAATACTGATATTCAAGTACTGGTAGGAGCAAAATTAAGATATTTAAGAAAAATAAAAGGATTATCGCAAAAGGAGGCTGCTGAGAGGGTAGGTGTGACAGACGTTTACTGGGGAGCAGTTGAGCGTGGATCACGTAACTTATCAATTCAGTCTTTAGGCAAGCTTGCGTCGGCTCTTGAAGTAACAGTATGGGAGCTATTTCGTTTTGAAGAGCTTGAAATTGACACGGAGATTCATGAAAAAAGACAGGTTGCTCAAATTGCACATTCTCTATTGTTGACACGAAGCCTTGGAGAGAGCAAAATGGCATTGGATGTTCTAAGAAGGATTTTTGAAACACTTGACAATGAAAAGAAAATAAAATGA
- a CDS encoding NaeI family type II restriction endonuclease, with product MNFFLEGPDSTDYELIRVINYLKSIPNFELKMGRILRKSIDEVVNGRYTGRFSIAQLDKTEKTYIGTRVQHMLQHELELPYGNVMDALIDGIEVDVKFTIGKNWTIPLEADGHICFLVSADDDRSIFQAGCLRITQEVLNTGKNRDSKRTINLMGRGSISWLVSDGSLPVNGLLKLESQVIESVYSKKSGQERINELFRSCPGIIFNGAAIESVAKQKDSSKRVRDARKWLKPEGISIYSGKYDNDKLLQKGFKPIDKDEFMALYDL from the coding sequence ATGAATTTCTTTTTGGAAGGTCCAGACAGTACAGATTACGAATTGATTCGAGTTATTAATTATTTAAAGAGTATTCCTAATTTTGAATTGAAAATGGGTCGAATACTCAGAAAATCTATTGACGAAGTTGTAAACGGAAGGTATACAGGCAGATTCAGCATAGCCCAGTTGGATAAAACAGAAAAAACATACATCGGTACCCGAGTCCAACATATGCTTCAACACGAGCTTGAGTTGCCTTACGGAAATGTCATGGATGCTCTGATCGATGGAATAGAGGTCGATGTTAAATTTACAATCGGGAAAAACTGGACTATACCCTTAGAGGCAGATGGTCATATCTGCTTCCTTGTATCTGCGGATGACGATAGATCAATTTTTCAAGCAGGGTGTTTGCGAATTACACAAGAGGTTTTGAATACTGGAAAGAATAGAGATAGTAAGAGAACTATCAATCTCATGGGGAGGGGTTCAATCTCTTGGCTTGTATCCGACGGATCTCTTCCCGTGAATGGATTGCTTAAATTGGAGTCTCAAGTAATTGAGAGTGTTTACTCAAAGAAGTCCGGACAAGAAAGAATTAACGAATTGTTCCGTTCCTGCCCAGGTATCATCTTTAATGGTGCCGCCATTGAATCTGTTGCAAAACAGAAAGACTCATCCAAACGGGTTCGCGATGCGCGGAAATGGCTTAAGCCCGAGGGTATTAGTATCTACTCAGGAAAATACGACAATGATAAATTACTTCAAAAAGGTTTTAAACCCATAGATAAGGATGAATTCATGGCACTTTATGATCTCTGA
- a CDS encoding TcaA NTF2-like domain-containing protein, with translation MKRIFITFVILAATLLMSGCASKNNADLAPSPTTSPDVVTQTQVPTTTTSTTSAEPPAGHLWKTEYKGLLIQINSAETTKDVFDHEFLVFDLTLQNGTDNPLEVSGRAFNLLTVNKELLESDPTAETVESGDIQTSTVLPGGQRTLRVGFVVQPVQVSELIFNVGQNAVYRITSFDDSSSSPAEATATITPAEEPSSAENTPIIEGSNAKSDDFIFEDNYLGYLNSLIEAINTGDFSLVEIHLLYDSELYSQQQKLVQTLSEKGTREELVDYEIQSAAFDEESGTLTMKVKEQIKIISADGTEKTADNVWTYNALQVDQGVFQFSTIAKAE, from the coding sequence ATGAAACGAATCTTCATTACTTTTGTTATCTTGGCAGCCACTCTGCTTATGTCGGGCTGCGCCTCAAAGAACAACGCTGACCTGGCTCCATCGCCAACCACAAGTCCCGATGTTGTAACGCAAACTCAGGTCCCCACAACCACCACAAGTACGACATCTGCAGAACCTCCAGCAGGTCATCTGTGGAAAACGGAGTACAAGGGGCTTCTCATCCAAATCAACAGCGCGGAAACGACCAAGGATGTGTTCGATCATGAATTCTTGGTATTTGACCTCACTCTGCAAAATGGCACTGACAATCCGCTGGAAGTCTCTGGTCGGGCATTCAACCTGCTTACGGTCAACAAGGAACTGTTGGAGAGCGATCCAACTGCGGAAACTGTGGAGTCCGGCGATATCCAAACATCAACAGTTTTGCCGGGCGGACAGCGCACACTTCGCGTAGGTTTCGTCGTCCAACCTGTGCAAGTGAGCGAACTCATTTTCAATGTGGGACAAAATGCTGTTTACCGAATCACTTCATTTGACGACAGCTCGTCCTCCCCTGCGGAGGCAACTGCTACTATTACTCCGGCGGAAGAACCTTCATCTGCGGAGAACACCCCGATCATCGAAGGCAGCAACGCCAAGTCTGACGACTTCATTTTTGAGGACAACTACCTGGGATATCTAAACTCCTTGATTGAGGCCATCAACACAGGAGACTTCTCGCTCGTGGAGATCCATTTGCTGTACGACAGCGAACTATACTCTCAGCAGCAAAAGCTTGTCCAAACGCTCAGCGAGAAAGGCACCCGTGAGGAACTGGTCGATTACGAGATACAATCGGCGGCTTTTGACGAAGAGAGCGGCACGCTCACGATGAAGGTAAAAGAGCAGATCAAGATCATTTCGGCAGACGGCACAGAGAAAACGGCTGATAACGTATGGACATACAACGCCCTTCAGGTTGATCAAGGTGTGTTCCAGTTTAGTACAATTGCCAAAGCAGAATAA